The Miscanthus floridulus cultivar M001 chromosome 7, ASM1932011v1, whole genome shotgun sequence genome includes a region encoding these proteins:
- the LOC136463356 gene encoding replication protein A 70 kDa DNA-binding subunit C-like isoform X1: MEAAAQLTPGAVQAIANGAVPAALQPVLQVLEVCRIATTKSGNSSANPNPIPSERERYRLILSDGINAHQAILATAFNPFVRDGTLRAGTIVHLNEFICDTIQDKRIIIIVKIEILQTACALIGNPKNYMAQSLEKVQDPNLSAIAAQNSGAPGMLESSVALRADQASNNLSYGGPYNDVQGMVGFSIGRTVEPDHSNVFTGGSYGTLSAQNTVNANMVEPRFQQPSLISHQNQGFAVTGTGEALTPPGNAHRRHEHSYQQLPSGYINRASVASEPTSHVVPISSLKVYQTRWTIKARVTAKTVVKHWNNAKGTGKLFSFDLLDGEGGQIRAVCFKEAVDRFYDLIEVDKVYLISRGAVKPSQKRFNPLNNDLEITLDALLSSVEICSSDDFNIPKVQYSFRQISEIENMDNHTVVDLLGVVTSVGPSVMMTRKGGTQTQKRTLQLRDMSGWSVGVTFWGNFCDVEGQQLQLQCDSSFNPILALIGARISDFSGRSVSTIGSTQLKINPDFPDAERLRQWYVTEGMATACLSLSRQQFNSVQADVRKTIAQIKDETLGRGKTDWITVKAAISHVQTENFCYPACPFVFNEKPCNKKVIESGDGMWFCERCDKSSGSCEYRYMVKFQIQDHTSTINATAFQEAGEKIFGRTAQELRTIRNVDHDEALFTEIIEGARWHLNLFKLKVREESYNDEQLIGCTIVSAEKLDPSKESRILFETIDSLMQSRSGPSPGDQGNIASKAGFSNSPGGRSAINMCGANQFGQQGSIDGRVSTTPVGGGFTGNNYGSAAGNARSDVCFKCNQPGHYFRDCPRHVTAPQHQAHDNGAAFRGFTGGN; encoded by the exons ATGGAGGCCGCGGCGCAGCTGACGCCGGGCGCTGTCCAGGCGATCGCGAACGGGGCGGTGCCCGCAGCGCTCCAGCCGGTTCTCCAGGTGCTGGAGGTGTGCCGTATCGCCACCACCAAGAGCGGTAACTCCAGCGCCAACCCCAACCCCATCCCCTCGGAGCGGGAGCGCTACCGCTTGATACTCTCCGACGGCATCAACGCGCACCAGGCCATCCTCGCCACCGCCTTCAACCCATTCGTCAGGGACGGCACCCTACGCGCGGGCACAATCGTCCACCTCAACGAGTTCATATGCGACACCATCCAAGATAAAAG GATCATCATTATTGTGAAAATTGAAATTCTGCAAACTGCATGTGCCCTAATCGGGAACCCCAAAAACTACATGGCACAAAGTCTAGAGAAGGTACAAGATCCCAACTTATCGGCCATTGCTGCTCAAAATTCTGGTGCTCCAGGCATGCTGGAGTCTTCTGTTGCTCTAAGAGCAGATCAAGCTTCTAATAATCTGTCATATGGTGGACCCTATAATGATGTTCAAGGCATGGTAGGTTTTTCCATTGGCCGGACAGTAGAACCTGATCATAGCAATGTGTTTACTGGAGGCTCTTATGGTACATTGTCAGCACAAAACACAGTAAATGCAAATATGGTGGAGCCAAGATTTCAGCAGCCTTCTCTGATCTCTCATCAAAACCAAGGGTTTGCAGTTACTGGCACAGGTGAGGCCTTGACCCCTCCAGGCAATGCTCACCGGCGCCATGAGCATTCATATCAGCAGCTACCTTCAGGGTATATCAATAGAGCTTCAGTTGCTAGTGAACCGACATCCCATGTTGTCCCCATTTCTTCATTGAAAGTTTACCAGACTAGATGGACAATCAAGGCCAGGGTGACTGCTAAGACTGTTGTCAAGCATTGGAACAATGCCAAAGGTACAGGGAAACTTTTCTCATTTGATCTCCTTGATGGAGAAGGTGGACAAATTCGTGCAGTATGCTTCAAAGAAGCGGTTGATCGGTTTTATGATCTAATTGAGGTTGATAAGGTGTACTTGATATCTAGAGGAGCAGTGAAACCTTCACAGAAGCGGTTTAATCCTTTGAATAATGATCTTGAAATAACTCTGGACGCCTTACTGTCATCTGTAGAGATTTGTTCTAGTGATGATTTCAATATTCCTAAGGTGCAGTACAGTTTTCGGCAGATCAGTGAAATAGAGAACATGGATAATCATACTGTGGTAGATTTACTTGGTGTTGTTACATCAGTTGGTCCTTCTGTTATGATGACAAGGAAGGGTGGCACCCAAACCCAGAAAAGAACCCTTCAATTGAGGGACATGTCTGGTTGGAGTGTGGGAGTGACCTTTTGGGGAAACTTCTGTGATGTTGAAGGGCAGCAGTTACAGCTGCAGTGTGATTCTAGTTTCAATCCTATACTTGCTTTGATAGGTGCCCGTATCAGTGATTTCAGCGGTAGATCGGTGAGTACAATAGGGTCAACACAGTTGAAAATAAACCCAGACTTTCCTGATGCTGAAAGGCTGAGACAGTGGTATGTAACTGAAGGAATGGCCACTGCTTGTCTCTCTCTGTCTCGGCAACAGTTTAATTCAGTCCAGGCTGATGTCCGCAAAACAATTGCACAAATCAAGGATGAAACCTTGGGACGTGGTAAGACAGACTGGATCACTGTTAAGGCTGCGATCTCACATGTGCAGACTGAAAATTTTTGTTATCCAGCATGCCCCTTTGTTTTTAATGAGAAGCCATGCAACAAAAAGGTCATAGAGAGTGGTGATGGGATGTGGTTTTGTGAAAGATGTGATAAGAGCTCTGGAAGCTGTGAGTACAGGTACATGGTTAAATTTCAAATCCAAGATCACACCAGCACTATCAACGCTACCGCATTCCAGGAGGCTGGTGAGAAGATATTTGGCCGCACTGCACAAGAACTTCGCACAATAAGAAATGTTGACCATGACGAAGCACTATTCACAGAGATCATAGAAGGAGCCCGTTGGCATCTAAATCTATTCAAGTTGAAAGTTAGGGAGGAAAGCTACAACGATGAACAACTTATTGGATGTACCATAGTTAGTGCTGAAAAGTTGGATCCATCCAAAGAGAGTAGGATCCTTTTTGAAACCATTGACAGCCTTATGCAGAGCAGATCAGGCCCAAGCCCAGGAGATCAGGGCAACATTGCCTCTAAAGCTGGTTTCAGCAATTCACCAGGTGGTCGCAGTGCCATCAATATGTGTGGCGCAAATCAGTTTGGGCAGCAAGGAAGCATAGATGGGAGGGTGTCTACTACACCAGTGGGTGGAGGCTTCACAGGCAACAACTATGGCTCTGCTGCTGGCAATGCCAGATCAGATGTGTGTTTCAAGTGTAATCAGCCTGGGCACTATTTCAGAGACTGCCCGAGGCATGTTACTGCCCCCCAGCACCAGGCACATGACAATGGTGCTGCATTTAGAGGCTTTACAGGTGGCAACTAA
- the LOC136463356 gene encoding replication protein A 70 kDa DNA-binding subunit C-like isoform X2, with protein MEAAAQLTPGAVQAIANGAVPAALQPVLQVLEVCRIATTKSGNSSANPNPIPSERERYRLILSDGINAHQAILATAFNPFVRDGTLRAGTIVHLNEFICDTIQDKRIIIIVKIEILQTACALIGNPKNYMAQSLEKVQDPNLSAIAAQNSGAPGMLESSVALRADQASNNLSYGGPYNDVQGMVGFSIGRTVEPDHSNVFTGGSYGTLSAQNTVNANMVEPRFQQPSLISHQNQGFAVTGTGEALTPPGNAHRRHEHSYQQLPSGYINRASVASEPTSHVVPISSLKVYQTRWTIKARVTAKTVVKHWNNAKGTGKLFSFDLLDGEGGQIRAVCFKEAVDRFYDLIEVDKVYLISRGAVKPSQKRFNPLNNDLEITLDALLSSVEICSSDDFNIPKVQYSFRQISEIENMDNHTVVDLLGVVTSVGPSVMMTRKGGTQTQKRTLQLRDMSGWSVGVTFWGNFCDVEGQQLQLQCDSSFNPILALIGARISDFSGRSVSTIGSTQLKINPDFPDAERLRQWYVTEGMATACLSLSRQQFNSVQADVRKTIAQIKDETLGRGKTDWITVKAAISHVQTENFCYPACPFVFNEKPCNKKVIESGDGMWFCERCDKSSGSCEYRYMVKFQIQDHTSTINATAFQEAGEKIFGRTAQELRTIRNVDHDEALFTEIIEGARWHLNLFKLKVREESYNDEQLIGCTIVSAEKLDPSKESRILFETIDSLMQSRSGPSPGDQGNIASKAGFSNSPGGRSAINMCGANQFGQQGSIDGRVSTTPVGGGFTGNNYGSAAGNARSDVATNGYVAAGNARQGPCFKCNQPGHWSKECPGRL; from the exons ATGGAGGCCGCGGCGCAGCTGACGCCGGGCGCTGTCCAGGCGATCGCGAACGGGGCGGTGCCCGCAGCGCTCCAGCCGGTTCTCCAGGTGCTGGAGGTGTGCCGTATCGCCACCACCAAGAGCGGTAACTCCAGCGCCAACCCCAACCCCATCCCCTCGGAGCGGGAGCGCTACCGCTTGATACTCTCCGACGGCATCAACGCGCACCAGGCCATCCTCGCCACCGCCTTCAACCCATTCGTCAGGGACGGCACCCTACGCGCGGGCACAATCGTCCACCTCAACGAGTTCATATGCGACACCATCCAAGATAAAAG GATCATCATTATTGTGAAAATTGAAATTCTGCAAACTGCATGTGCCCTAATCGGGAACCCCAAAAACTACATGGCACAAAGTCTAGAGAAGGTACAAGATCCCAACTTATCGGCCATTGCTGCTCAAAATTCTGGTGCTCCAGGCATGCTGGAGTCTTCTGTTGCTCTAAGAGCAGATCAAGCTTCTAATAATCTGTCATATGGTGGACCCTATAATGATGTTCAAGGCATGGTAGGTTTTTCCATTGGCCGGACAGTAGAACCTGATCATAGCAATGTGTTTACTGGAGGCTCTTATGGTACATTGTCAGCACAAAACACAGTAAATGCAAATATGGTGGAGCCAAGATTTCAGCAGCCTTCTCTGATCTCTCATCAAAACCAAGGGTTTGCAGTTACTGGCACAGGTGAGGCCTTGACCCCTCCAGGCAATGCTCACCGGCGCCATGAGCATTCATATCAGCAGCTACCTTCAGGGTATATCAATAGAGCTTCAGTTGCTAGTGAACCGACATCCCATGTTGTCCCCATTTCTTCATTGAAAGTTTACCAGACTAGATGGACAATCAAGGCCAGGGTGACTGCTAAGACTGTTGTCAAGCATTGGAACAATGCCAAAGGTACAGGGAAACTTTTCTCATTTGATCTCCTTGATGGAGAAGGTGGACAAATTCGTGCAGTATGCTTCAAAGAAGCGGTTGATCGGTTTTATGATCTAATTGAGGTTGATAAGGTGTACTTGATATCTAGAGGAGCAGTGAAACCTTCACAGAAGCGGTTTAATCCTTTGAATAATGATCTTGAAATAACTCTGGACGCCTTACTGTCATCTGTAGAGATTTGTTCTAGTGATGATTTCAATATTCCTAAGGTGCAGTACAGTTTTCGGCAGATCAGTGAAATAGAGAACATGGATAATCATACTGTGGTAGATTTACTTGGTGTTGTTACATCAGTTGGTCCTTCTGTTATGATGACAAGGAAGGGTGGCACCCAAACCCAGAAAAGAACCCTTCAATTGAGGGACATGTCTGGTTGGAGTGTGGGAGTGACCTTTTGGGGAAACTTCTGTGATGTTGAAGGGCAGCAGTTACAGCTGCAGTGTGATTCTAGTTTCAATCCTATACTTGCTTTGATAGGTGCCCGTATCAGTGATTTCAGCGGTAGATCGGTGAGTACAATAGGGTCAACACAGTTGAAAATAAACCCAGACTTTCCTGATGCTGAAAGGCTGAGACAGTGGTATGTAACTGAAGGAATGGCCACTGCTTGTCTCTCTCTGTCTCGGCAACAGTTTAATTCAGTCCAGGCTGATGTCCGCAAAACAATTGCACAAATCAAGGATGAAACCTTGGGACGTGGTAAGACAGACTGGATCACTGTTAAGGCTGCGATCTCACATGTGCAGACTGAAAATTTTTGTTATCCAGCATGCCCCTTTGTTTTTAATGAGAAGCCATGCAACAAAAAGGTCATAGAGAGTGGTGATGGGATGTGGTTTTGTGAAAGATGTGATAAGAGCTCTGGAAGCTGTGAGTACAGGTACATGGTTAAATTTCAAATCCAAGATCACACCAGCACTATCAACGCTACCGCATTCCAGGAGGCTGGTGAGAAGATATTTGGCCGCACTGCACAAGAACTTCGCACAATAAGAAATGTTGACCATGACGAAGCACTATTCACAGAGATCATAGAAGGAGCCCGTTGGCATCTAAATCTATTCAAGTTGAAAGTTAGGGAGGAAAGCTACAACGATGAACAACTTATTGGATGTACCATAGTTAGTGCTGAAAAGTTGGATCCATCCAAAGAGAGTAGGATCCTTTTTGAAACCATTGACAGCCTTATGCAGAGCAGATCAGGCCCAAGCCCAGGAGATCAGGGCAACATTGCCTCTAAAGCTGGTTTCAGCAATTCACCAGGTGGTCGCAGTGCCATCAATATGTGTGGCGCAAATCAGTTTGGGCAGCAAGGAAGCATAGATGGGAGGGTGTCTACTACACCAGTGGGTGGAGGCTTCACAGGCAACAACTATGGCTCTGCTGCTGGCAATGCCAGATCAGAT GTGGCAACTAATGGATATGTTGCTGCTGGCAATGCTAGGCAGGGTCCGTGCTTCAAATGCAATCAGCCAGGACACTGGAGTAAGGAGTGTCCTGGGCGGTTATAG